Proteins encoded within one genomic window of Geotalea daltonii FRC-32:
- the recC gene encoding exodeoxyribonuclease V subunit gamma, which translates to MALRVITSNRMEVLVEELASVVKRPLASVFVPEIIVVQSKGMQRWLAMELAKNLGVWANAEFPFPNALIDQLFTSVIPNLTAPPEISSFHPDVLTWRIMEVLPGYLEQADFQPLAAYLAEDPAGLKRLQLAGVIADTYDQYTIYRSDLLASWENGAADGWQASLWRELVKNSSHHRASLLMQFRRQLGRGKQKPVDLPQRISLIGIPTLPPFHLEVLTAIARHTEVNLFLLNPCRQYWGKIVPERTLPRIGQQEFDFSGGADYFETGNPLLASFGRTGRDFFETLINDCGEVAPEESFMEPDGNCLLHAIQGDILDLRDRRSEQKSIVSCTDDSLRIHSCHSPMREVEVLYDQLLHRLDQDPSMSPRDILVMTPDIESYAPYISAVFGSPERAEEKIPFSIADRSLRREGEAAETFLAILDLCGSRFTVTQVLDIVEAAPILRRYGLATGDLDLIRQWLSATNVRWGIDAHTRSEHGLPSFGENSWRAGLDRLLLGYAMAGNDNRFFAGILPYDHVEGSDTVVLGRFLELCETLFRTAARLTKPRHLHEWTGELRTLITTFFAPDDLNDEDDIGGLLRVIDLLESCGSMAMFTGAVGIEVIRSWVGEKLDRQQRGFGFLTGGITFCAMLPMRSIPFRVICLLGMNDGVFPRRNRKSGFDLMAAAPRRGDRNQRDEDRYLFLEAILSAREHFYISYVGRSIKDNSLLPPSPLVSELIDYCSKSFTVADREDDDKAAGDALCIDHPLQPFSYRYFCPGNGLLFSYSRENRLAAFAAPPAAEPASFFTRPLPVVTETVINITELVDFFANPCRHLLQRQLGIFLELRHETMEEDEPFSLNHLCKYALEQEMVARLVEGEDLSVHRTVAASRGDLPPGEPGLVIYDKLAAAASEFAAQVAAVAPGPPLPTLELQIESCGVRLVGRIERIWPTGLIHYRYAKLKAKDRLRMWIEYLCLNCAAPENYPRSGFLLASDATLTAAPVSDSHSELAKLLALYRRGIATPLRFFPETALEYAKKASDPKKAAKALADAGKKWHGSEDYPGEKDDPWFQRCFGETDPLDEGFMQLSMAVYGPLLAHLREKKSKKGADK; encoded by the coding sequence ATGGCGCTGAGAGTAATTACCAGCAACCGTATGGAAGTCCTCGTCGAGGAACTGGCCTCAGTGGTGAAGAGGCCCCTTGCTTCCGTCTTCGTTCCGGAGATCATCGTTGTCCAGAGCAAGGGAATGCAACGCTGGCTGGCCATGGAACTGGCAAAGAACCTGGGGGTGTGGGCCAATGCCGAGTTTCCTTTTCCCAATGCCCTCATCGATCAGCTTTTCACCAGCGTCATTCCCAACCTTACCGCCCCCCCCGAAATATCTTCCTTCCATCCAGATGTGCTCACCTGGCGCATCATGGAGGTGTTACCCGGCTATCTGGAACAGGCCGATTTTCAACCCCTGGCCGCCTATCTGGCCGAGGACCCTGCCGGACTGAAACGCCTGCAGCTGGCAGGCGTCATTGCCGATACCTACGATCAATACACTATTTATCGGTCTGACTTGCTGGCCTCCTGGGAGAATGGAGCAGCTGACGGCTGGCAGGCGTCATTGTGGCGGGAACTGGTCAAAAACAGCTCCCACCACCGGGCGTCCCTGCTGATGCAGTTTCGCCGCCAACTGGGCCGCGGGAAACAAAAACCCGTCGATCTTCCCCAGCGTATCTCACTAATCGGTATCCCCACCCTTCCACCCTTTCACCTGGAGGTCCTCACCGCCATCGCCCGGCACACCGAAGTCAACCTATTCCTCCTCAATCCATGCCGCCAGTATTGGGGCAAGATCGTACCGGAGAGGACGCTGCCCAGGATCGGCCAACAGGAATTCGATTTCAGCGGCGGAGCGGACTATTTCGAGACCGGCAATCCATTGCTCGCCTCTTTCGGCCGCACCGGAAGGGACTTCTTCGAGACTCTGATCAACGACTGCGGAGAAGTTGCCCCTGAGGAATCTTTTATGGAGCCGGACGGAAACTGCCTGCTCCACGCCATACAAGGGGATATACTAGACCTGCGGGACCGGCGCAGTGAACAGAAGAGTATCGTCTCCTGCACGGATGATTCCCTGCGCATCCACTCCTGCCACAGCCCAATGCGCGAAGTAGAGGTGCTCTACGACCAGCTGCTCCACCGACTTGATCAGGATCCATCCATGTCCCCCCGGGATATCCTGGTCATGACGCCAGACATCGAAAGCTACGCCCCCTATATCTCCGCGGTGTTCGGCAGCCCGGAACGTGCAGAGGAAAAGATTCCCTTTTCCATCGCCGACCGCAGCCTGCGCCGTGAGGGAGAAGCCGCCGAAACATTCCTCGCCATTCTCGATCTCTGCGGTAGCCGCTTCACCGTCACCCAGGTACTCGACATTGTGGAAGCAGCACCCATCCTGCGCCGTTATGGGCTAGCCACAGGCGATCTGGATCTGATCCGCCAGTGGCTGTCCGCCACCAACGTCCGTTGGGGAATCGATGCCCACACCCGTAGCGAACATGGTCTTCCCTCCTTTGGAGAGAATTCCTGGCGGGCCGGGCTTGATCGTCTCCTCCTCGGCTACGCCATGGCCGGCAACGACAACAGGTTCTTCGCCGGAATTCTCCCCTATGACCATGTGGAAGGGTCGGATACCGTCGTGCTGGGGCGGTTTCTCGAATTGTGCGAAACTCTTTTCCGGACCGCAGCCCGCCTGACAAAGCCGCGGCACCTTCATGAATGGACCGGGGAACTGCGCACGCTCATAACGACCTTCTTTGCCCCGGATGACCTGAACGATGAAGATGACATTGGCGGTTTGCTCCGGGTTATCGACCTGCTGGAGAGTTGCGGCAGCATGGCCATGTTCACCGGCGCCGTCGGGATTGAGGTGATCAGGTCCTGGGTGGGGGAAAAACTTGACCGGCAACAGCGGGGCTTCGGCTTTCTCACCGGCGGGATCACCTTCTGCGCCATGCTTCCCATGCGCAGCATCCCCTTTCGCGTCATCTGCCTTCTGGGGATGAATGATGGTGTCTTTCCCCGCCGCAACCGGAAAAGCGGCTTCGATCTCATGGCTGCAGCACCCCGACGGGGCGACCGCAACCAACGGGACGAAGACCGTTACCTGTTCCTGGAAGCGATCCTCTCTGCCCGGGAACATTTTTACATCAGTTACGTGGGGCGAAGCATCAAGGATAACAGCCTGTTGCCCCCCTCTCCCCTGGTCAGCGAGCTGATCGACTACTGCAGCAAAAGTTTCACGGTCGCAGACAGAGAGGACGATGACAAGGCAGCTGGAGATGCCCTCTGCATCGATCATCCCTTGCAGCCCTTCAGCTACAGGTACTTCTGCCCCGGCAATGGCCTGCTTTTCAGCTATAGCCGTGAAAACAGGCTGGCAGCATTTGCGGCCCCGCCGGCAGCCGAACCGGCCAGCTTTTTCACCAGGCCGCTGCCAGTGGTAACAGAGACGGTGATCAACATTACGGAGCTGGTGGATTTTTTCGCCAACCCGTGCCGACACCTGCTGCAGCGGCAACTGGGAATCTTTCTGGAACTGCGCCATGAAACCATGGAGGAAGACGAACCCTTTTCGCTGAATCACCTGTGTAAATATGCCCTGGAGCAGGAGATGGTGGCCAGGTTGGTGGAGGGGGAGGATCTTTCGGTACATCGAACCGTTGCCGCAAGCCGGGGCGATCTCCCGCCGGGGGAACCGGGGCTGGTTATTTACGACAAGCTGGCAGCGGCAGCAAGCGAATTTGCCGCTCAAGTGGCAGCCGTTGCCCCAGGACCACCTCTCCCCACGCTGGAGCTCCAGATCGAGTCCTGCGGGGTGCGTCTGGTCGGCCGCATCGAGCGCATCTGGCCCACCGGCCTCATCCATTACCGGTACGCAAAGTTGAAGGCAAAGGACAGGTTGCGCATGTGGATCGAATATCTCTGCCTGAACTGCGCCGCGCCGGAGAACTATCCACGCAGCGGCTTCCTCCTGGCCAGCGACGCCACTCTTACCGCTGCCCCGGTCTCCGACAGCCACAGCGAGCTGGCAAAATTATTGGCCCTCTACCGGCGGGGCATAGCCACCCCCCTGCGTTTTTTCCCGGAAACCGCACTTGAATATGCGAAAAAAGCCTCCGATCCGAAGAAGGCGGCAAAGGCACTGGCCGATGCAGGCAAAAAATGGCACGGCTCCGAAGACTATCCGGGAGAAAAGGATGATCCTTGGTTTCAGCGCTGCTTCGGCGAGACAGATCCCTTGGACGAGGGTTTCATGCAGCTGTCCATGGCGGTCTACGGACCGCTTCTGGCTCATCTGCGCGAGAAGAAGAGCAAAAAGGGGGCCGATAAATGA
- the metX gene encoding homoserine O-acetyltransferase MetX gives MTVGIVEEKSITFQTDLRLESGRILGPITIAYETYGILNADRSNAIMVTHAWTGSAHLAGRYCESEQKPGWWNEIVGPGKLLDTNRYFVICSNVIGSCFGSTGPASINPKTGKKYALTFPVITVRDMVRAQALLIDHLGIERLHAVMGGSMGGMQALEWATQFPDRIASAVILATTPRPSAQAISLNAVARWAIFNDPTWKKGEYRKNPRDGLALARGIGHITFLSDESMTAKFGRRFSAKDGQFDFFGQFEVERYLNYNGYNFVDRFDTNAFLYLAKALDLYDVAWGYESLEEAFAQVKAPMQFFAFSSDWLYPPPQTEEMVRMLKKLGKPVEYHLINSAYGHDAFLLEHETFTPMVRDFLKKAGA, from the coding sequence ATGACAGTCGGCATAGTTGAAGAAAAATCTATCACCTTCCAAACTGACCTCCGCCTGGAAAGCGGCCGCATCCTCGGGCCGATCACCATTGCCTATGAAACTTACGGCATCCTTAATGCCGATCGCTCAAACGCCATCATGGTTACCCATGCATGGACCGGCAGTGCCCACCTGGCAGGCAGATACTGCGAGAGTGAGCAGAAACCGGGATGGTGGAATGAAATTGTCGGCCCCGGCAAACTGCTGGATACCAACCGCTACTTTGTTATCTGCTCCAATGTGATCGGCTCCTGCTTCGGCTCCACCGGTCCTGCATCCATAAACCCCAAGACCGGAAAAAAGTACGCCCTGACCTTCCCGGTCATTACCGTCCGCGACATGGTACGTGCCCAGGCGCTGCTCATCGACCATCTGGGCATTGAGCGCCTTCATGCGGTAATGGGGGGAAGCATGGGGGGAATGCAGGCACTGGAGTGGGCAACCCAGTTCCCGGACCGCATTGCCTCGGCCGTCATCCTCGCCACCACGCCGCGCCCGTCGGCACAGGCCATCAGTCTCAATGCCGTAGCCCGCTGGGCCATATTCAACGATCCCACCTGGAAAAAGGGGGAATACCGCAAAAATCCACGGGACGGCCTGGCCCTTGCACGGGGCATCGGCCACATCACCTTCCTCTCCGATGAATCCATGACCGCCAAGTTCGGCCGGCGTTTTTCCGCCAAGGACGGCCAGTTCGACTTCTTCGGCCAGTTCGAGGTGGAGCGCTACCTGAACTACAACGGCTACAACTTTGTCGACCGTTTCGACACCAACGCCTTTCTCTACCTGGCCAAAGCCCTTGACCTTTACGACGTGGCCTGGGGCTATGAATCACTGGAAGAAGCCTTTGCCCAAGTCAAGGCCCCCATGCAGTTCTTCGCCTTCTCCTCCGACTGGCTCTATCCCCCTCCCCAGACGGAGGAAATGGTCAGAATGCTGAAAAAACTCGGCAAACCGGTGGAATACCACCTGATCAATTCGGCTTATGGCCATGACGCCTTCCTCCTTGAGCATGAAACATTCACCCCCATGGTCAGGGATTTCCTGAAAAAAGCCGGTGCATAA
- a CDS encoding TIGR02757 family protein, with protein MQLKQLLESLYADRSTVHLANDPLSFCHRYILPADQEIAGFIAAAFAYGNVKIILRNLESIFSKMGHSPRKFVEELEPAAALQLFAGFKHRFNDGRDLCALLLACQLMIDEADSIGEYFLSCHDAAAEDITESLTLFTENIQAMDFSPVFGSSTIPADSYFRFFFPSPASGSACKRLCMYLRWMVRPADGIDLGLWKKVSPAQLVIPVDAHIQRIGRFLGFTSRKQADWRMAREITAALKKLDPDDPVKYDFSLCHLGISEGCNGKNLTKCLSCPIREVCDPSEETA; from the coding sequence ATGCAGTTGAAACAACTTCTTGAATCCCTTTATGCCGACAGATCTACCGTTCATCTGGCGAACGACCCTCTATCCTTCTGTCACCGCTACATTCTCCCTGCAGACCAGGAAATAGCCGGCTTTATCGCCGCTGCCTTCGCTTATGGCAACGTCAAAATAATCCTGAGAAACCTGGAATCCATCTTCAGTAAAATGGGACATTCACCCCGGAAGTTTGTAGAAGAGTTAGAACCTGCCGCAGCCCTCCAACTATTCGCCGGTTTTAAACATCGCTTCAACGATGGTCGGGATCTCTGCGCCTTGCTGCTGGCCTGCCAACTGATGATCGACGAAGCCGACTCCATCGGCGAATATTTCCTCAGTTGCCACGATGCTGCCGCCGAAGACATCACCGAATCCCTGACCCTGTTCACCGAAAATATTCAGGCAATGGATTTCTCCCCGGTCTTCGGTTCGTCAACTATCCCGGCTGATTCTTATTTCCGTTTTTTCTTCCCCTCTCCCGCCTCCGGAAGCGCCTGCAAAAGGCTCTGCATGTATCTGCGCTGGATGGTCCGGCCAGCGGACGGCATTGATCTCGGACTGTGGAAAAAAGTCTCACCGGCCCAACTGGTGATCCCGGTAGATGCCCACATCCAGCGCATCGGCCGTTTTCTCGGCTTCACCAGTCGCAAGCAGGCAGACTGGCGAATGGCAAGGGAAATCACCGCCGCGTTGAAGAAGCTCGATCCCGACGATCCGGTCAAATACGATTTCAGCCTTTGCCATCTGGGAATCTCCGAAGGCTGCAACGGCAAGAATCTGACCAAATGCCTGTCCTGCCCGATCAGGGAAGTGTGCGACCCTTCGGAAGAGACGGCTTGA
- a CDS encoding pyridoxamine 5'-phosphate oxidase family protein, with protein sequence MKLAELFPEEGRGVIATADASGQVNTAVYAIPHVIDEETVAWGMTQGRTYDNLLANPNASYLYLAPSRGGNGWRLTLQLKDFQDSGQMLDEIRAHTSRIVSTQAGEAVRYVARFKVTEIRPLV encoded by the coding sequence ATGAAACTTGCAGAGCTTTTTCCTGAGGAGGGGCGCGGTGTCATCGCTACAGCAGATGCTTCCGGGCAGGTAAATACGGCGGTCTATGCCATACCACACGTCATCGATGAAGAAACCGTGGCCTGGGGGATGACTCAGGGGCGGACTTACGACAATCTACTGGCCAATCCCAATGCATCCTATCTTTACCTGGCTCCCTCACGCGGAGGCAATGGCTGGCGCCTTACCCTGCAGCTGAAGGATTTTCAGGATTCAGGCCAAATGCTTGATGAAATACGGGCGCATACCTCACGGATTGTTTCGACACAGGCCGGTGAGGCTGTCCGGTACGTGGCACGGTTCAAGGTAACGGAGATCCGGCCTCTTGTTTGA
- the dtd gene encoding D-aminoacyl-tRNA deacylase, with translation MKAVIQRVSEATVRVDGKKVGSIERGVLVLLGVEKGDETRNADWLAEKIVNLRIFEDDGGKMNLSLMDIKGELLSVSQFTLAGNCSKGRRPSFDTAAPPEDANHLYQYFNGKIWEMGIPVQSGIFQADMKVSLINDGPVTFILETPKREP, from the coding sequence ATGAAAGCGGTAATCCAGAGGGTAAGCGAAGCAACCGTAAGAGTTGACGGCAAGAAGGTCGGCAGCATCGAGAGGGGCGTCCTGGTCCTCCTCGGCGTTGAAAAGGGGGATGAGACCCGGAATGCGGACTGGCTTGCGGAAAAAATTGTCAACCTGCGCATATTCGAGGATGATGGGGGCAAAATGAACCTGTCGCTCATGGATATCAAAGGTGAACTGCTATCCGTTTCCCAGTTCACCTTGGCCGGCAACTGCAGCAAGGGGCGACGTCCCTCCTTCGACACGGCGGCGCCACCGGAGGACGCCAATCACCTGTATCAGTATTTCAACGGCAAGATATGGGAAATGGGAATTCCTGTCCAGTCAGGGATATTCCAGGCAGATATGAAGGTCTCTCTCATCAACGACGGCCCGGTTACCTTCATTCTGGAGACGCCGAAAAGAGAACCCTGA
- a CDS encoding O-acetyl-ADP-ribose deacetylase, which translates to MAKIEIIRGDITTLAVDAIINAANNTLLGGGGVDGAIHRAAGPELVAECSTLGGCETGDAKITKGYKLPAAHVIHTVGPVWHGGDKGEPELLRRAYRRCFEVAHANQLKFLAFPAISAGVYGYPMDEACKIAMGEAKLAMEKYPELEKIVFVTFSDGALAIYKRKLREIFQ; encoded by the coding sequence ATGGCAAAAATTGAGATCATCAGAGGAGACATTACCACCCTGGCTGTGGATGCCATTATCAATGCCGCCAACAATACCCTGCTCGGCGGCGGCGGCGTCGACGGCGCCATTCACAGGGCAGCAGGTCCGGAACTGGTGGCCGAATGTTCCACACTGGGCGGATGCGAGACCGGCGACGCTAAGATTACCAAGGGATACAAGTTGCCGGCGGCTCACGTCATCCACACGGTTGGACCGGTCTGGCACGGCGGCGACAAGGGGGAGCCGGAACTTCTGAGGCGCGCCTATCGACGCTGCTTTGAGGTTGCCCATGCCAACCAATTGAAATTTCTTGCCTTTCCAGCCATCAGTGCCGGTGTCTATGGCTACCCCATGGATGAGGCCTGCAAAATTGCCATGGGCGAAGCAAAGCTGGCCATGGAGAAATACCCGGAGTTGGAAAAGATAGTTTTCGTCACCTTCAGTGATGGTGCTTTGGCCATTTATAAGAGGAAGCTCAGGGAAATATTTCAATGA
- a CDS encoding deoxyribonuclease IV encodes MKDYVGAHMSIAGGIHNAPERGVKAGCGVIQLFTQNTNQWRGKLISDPDILLFKEKLAESGLNEVISHDIYLINLASAPGEIRDKSLNGFQEEMIRCSRLGIGKIVMHPGSHNGDGEEVGLRRIIEAFDYLIAETPAYSGKILLETTAGQGTNLGYTFEHLRTIIEGSAHPDRFGVCYDTCHTFAAGYDITSAAAYGQVWEEFDRIIGLDRLQCFHFNDSKKGLNCRIDRHEHIGKGAIGATAFSLIMNDPRFAGIPKILETPKGDNNEMDEINLKLLRDMVKQR; translated from the coding sequence ATGAAGGATTATGTGGGAGCACACATGTCCATTGCCGGCGGCATCCATAATGCCCCGGAGCGCGGTGTCAAGGCCGGTTGCGGCGTCATTCAGCTCTTCACCCAGAACACCAATCAATGGCGTGGCAAACTGATCTCCGACCCGGACATCCTTCTTTTCAAGGAAAAACTGGCGGAATCAGGCCTTAACGAGGTCATCAGCCACGATATCTATCTCATCAATCTTGCCTCCGCTCCGGGAGAAATACGAGACAAGAGCCTCAACGGTTTTCAGGAGGAGATGATCCGCTGCTCACGCCTGGGCATCGGCAAGATCGTCATGCACCCCGGCTCCCACAACGGCGATGGTGAAGAGGTGGGGCTGAGACGCATTATCGAGGCCTTCGACTACCTGATTGCCGAGACCCCTGCTTACTCTGGCAAAATCCTCCTGGAGACCACCGCCGGTCAGGGAACCAACCTGGGCTACACCTTCGAGCATCTAAGGACCATCATCGAAGGCTCGGCCCATCCGGATCGTTTCGGCGTCTGCTATGATACCTGCCACACCTTCGCCGCCGGTTACGACATCACCAGCGCAGCCGCATACGGCCAGGTTTGGGAGGAATTCGACCGGATCATCGGCCTTGACCGGCTGCAGTGCTTCCACTTCAATGACTCGAAAAAGGGGCTCAACTGCCGGATCGACCGCCATGAGCATATCGGCAAGGGAGCCATCGGCGCCACCGCATTCTCCCTCATCATGAACGACCCCCGCTTTGCCGGAATACCCAAGATCCTGGAAACACCGAAGGGTGACAACAACGAGATGGATGAGATCAACCTGAAGCTGCTGCGGGACATGGTAAAACAGAGATAG
- a CDS encoding HIT family protein, with the protein MTCPMCSKWNDEPHLRVAELEHCLVMLNRDQFFPGYTFVFTRSHVTELFHLDRAARTAVMEEVSAVAATLYKLFQPAKINYELLGNMVPHMHWHIVPRFAEDPLWPRPIWSEPHQEIILGESEYAERTRLIGKTLLSIDQEQR; encoded by the coding sequence ATGACTTGCCCAATGTGCAGCAAATGGAACGATGAGCCGCACCTGAGGGTTGCCGAGCTCGAACACTGCCTGGTTATGCTCAACCGCGACCAGTTTTTCCCCGGCTACACCTTTGTTTTTACCCGCAGCCATGTCACCGAACTCTTCCACCTGGACCGTGCCGCGAGAACCGCGGTCATGGAAGAAGTTTCTGCCGTGGCGGCGACCCTTTACAAGCTCTTTCAGCCGGCTAAAATAAACTATGAACTTCTGGGCAACATGGTGCCGCACATGCACTGGCACATCGTCCCCAGGTTTGCCGAAGACCCGCTGTGGCCACGCCCCATCTGGTCCGAACCGCACCAGGAGATCATTCTCGGCGAGAGCGAATATGCCGAGCGTACTCGCCTGATCGGGAAAACGCTCTTATCCATAGACCAGGAACAGAGGTGA
- the dapF gene encoding diaminopimelate epimerase — protein MKFTKMHGAGNDYVYVDCFSEQVENPADVAIKVSNRNFGIGSDGLILIMPSDKAHVRMRMFNSDGSESEMCGNGIRCVAKYAYDHGIVDKKEITAETGAGILTLQLFTNCCNKVDKVRVNMGKPRLTRGEIPMSGPADARVVSEPLNILHTTFNITCASMGNPHCVIFVDDVDNFQVEKYGPLIENHEIFPRRTNVEFVQIISRTEVRQRTWERGAGETLACGTGASAVCVAGALNGLTDKKILNHLSGGDLELEWSEDGFLYMTGPAVEVFSGEIAI, from the coding sequence ATGAAATTTACCAAAATGCACGGCGCCGGCAATGATTATGTTTATGTGGATTGTTTTTCAGAGCAGGTGGAAAATCCGGCTGACGTGGCCATAAAGGTATCCAATCGCAACTTCGGCATCGGCTCAGACGGCCTGATTCTTATCATGCCTTCAGATAAGGCCCATGTGCGGATGCGCATGTTCAACTCCGACGGTTCCGAGTCGGAGATGTGCGGCAACGGCATCCGTTGCGTGGCCAAGTATGCCTATGATCACGGCATCGTCGACAAAAAGGAAATCACTGCCGAAACCGGCGCCGGAATATTGACCCTGCAGCTCTTTACCAATTGCTGCAACAAAGTGGACAAGGTCCGTGTCAATATGGGCAAGCCTCGACTGACCCGCGGCGAGATTCCCATGTCCGGCCCGGCAGATGCCAGGGTGGTGAGCGAACCGCTCAACATTCTCCATACGACCTTCAATATCACCTGCGCCTCCATGGGTAATCCCCACTGTGTCATTTTTGTCGATGACGTGGACAATTTCCAGGTGGAAAAATACGGGCCGCTCATCGAGAACCACGAGATCTTTCCCCGGCGTACAAATGTGGAATTCGTTCAGATCATCTCCCGCACTGAAGTGCGCCAGCGCACCTGGGAAAGGGGAGCAGGAGAGACTCTCGCCTGCGGCACCGGCGCCAGTGCGGTCTGCGTGGCGGGGGCACTCAATGGGCTCACAGATAAAAAGATCCTCAACCACCTGTCCGGCGGAGACCTGGAACTGGAATGGTCTGAAGATGGCTTCCTCTATATGACCGGTCCTGCAGTCGAAGTTTTCAGCGGCGAAATAGCCATTTAA
- a CDS encoding RrF2 family transcriptional regulator, with protein MRLSTKSRYGLRALFDIAYNSGNLPAQIQDISRRQNISPRYLEQIFQALKKKGILNSKRGPQGGYCLARNPDEITVRDIVQATEGDTLLVDCSGGKKNKQHCGFDGGCVTQTVWDEASRELNRLFGSITLKTLCDRGHAMGIKREQDHRFMYFI; from the coding sequence ATGAGGCTTTCCACCAAGAGCCGTTATGGCTTGCGAGCTCTTTTCGACATCGCTTACAATTCCGGAAATTTGCCTGCCCAGATACAGGACATATCTCGCCGTCAGAACATTTCTCCCAGATACCTGGAGCAGATCTTCCAGGCGCTGAAAAAAAAGGGGATACTCAACAGCAAAAGAGGACCTCAGGGCGGATACTGTCTTGCTAGGAATCCTGACGAAATAACGGTTAGAGATATTGTCCAGGCAACGGAAGGGGATACCCTGCTGGTGGATTGCTCCGGAGGAAAGAAAAACAAGCAGCACTGCGGGTTTGACGGCGGCTGTGTTACCCAGACGGTCTGGGATGAGGCAAGCCGGGAACTGAACAGGCTGTTCGGCTCCATTACCCTGAAAACCTTGTGCGATCGTGGGCATGCCATGGGCATCAAGAGGGAACAGGACCACCGGTTCATGTATTTCATATGA
- the cysK gene encoding cysteine synthase A, with translation MPVSRSDDVIKQIGNTPLVRLSRFEESGSAALWGKVEAFNPGGSIKDRICLSMIEAAEKDGCLKPGATVVEPTSGNTGIGLSMVCAVKGYKLILVMPDTMTIERRRLLAAYGAELVLTPGAQGMRGAVQKAEELAAENGYLLPQQFKNAANPEIHRLTTGPEIIKGMDGLSIDGFVAGVGTGGTITGAGEVLKKHNPAIHIAAVEPADSSVLSGGDPGPHKIQGIGAGFIPDVLNSKIYNEVIRVSNDAAYGATKRLSMEAGLLVGISSGAALVGGIQVAKKLGPGKNVVVILPDTGERYLSTGVFD, from the coding sequence ATGCCGGTTTCAAGAAGCGATGATGTGATCAAGCAGATAGGCAATACGCCACTGGTGAGGCTGAGCAGGTTTGAAGAGAGCGGCTCGGCTGCCCTGTGGGGGAAAGTCGAGGCATTCAATCCGGGTGGCAGCATCAAGGACCGCATTTGCCTTTCCATGATCGAGGCCGCGGAAAAAGACGGCTGTCTGAAGCCTGGCGCGACTGTGGTTGAGCCCACCAGCGGCAATACAGGCATCGGTCTCTCCATGGTCTGTGCCGTCAAGGGCTATAAATTGATTTTGGTGATGCCTGATACCATGACCATAGAGAGACGGCGTCTGCTGGCCGCCTACGGTGCAGAGCTGGTTCTGACTCCGGGTGCGCAGGGGATGCGGGGTGCTGTGCAAAAGGCCGAGGAGCTGGCTGCAGAAAACGGTTACCTTCTGCCCCAGCAGTTTAAAAATGCGGCGAACCCCGAAATACACAGACTGACGACAGGACCCGAGATCATCAAAGGGATGGACGGACTGTCCATTGACGGATTTGTGGCAGGGGTAGGTACCGGCGGAACCATTACCGGGGCAGGCGAGGTGCTGAAAAAGCATAATCCTGCCATTCATATTGCCGCGGTCGAACCCGCCGATTCATCGGTATTGTCCGGTGGTGACCCTGGTCCGCACAAGATCCAGGGGATTGGTGCCGGATTCATCCCCGATGTCCTCAACAGCAAGATCTACAATGAGGTGATTCGCGTTTCCAATGACGCTGCCTATGGAGCGACGAAAAGGTTGTCCATGGAAGCGGGTCTTCTTGTGGGCATATCCTCGGGAGCTGCCCTGGTCGGGGGGATACAAGTGGCGAAGAAGCTTGGCCCAGGCAAAAATGTGGTGGTGATCCTGCCTGATACAGGTGAAAGATACCTGTCGACAGGGGTTTTCGATTGA